The following are encoded in a window of Caldicellulosiruptor danielii genomic DNA:
- the flhA gene encoding flagellar biosynthesis protein FlhA, whose translation MNLKGATFSVFAIVIVLSMILPIPPSLLDVLIAVNLSLALVIFLNSINIKEALDFSVFPSLLLFTTLLRLALNISTTRQILTGQGESVRIVYTFGNFVIGSNIVVGVIIFFIIIIIQFIVITRGAERVSEVAARFTLDAMPGKQMAVDADLNAGIITEEEARERRKKIQKEADFYGAMDGASKFVKGDAIAAILIVFINALGGLIIGVAMRGEDVTEAMQKYLLLSVGDGIAAQIPALLISTATGIVVTKAADESKLSESLIKQLFEFQPKVLYTVGSILAVLALIPTMPKLSLFFLSGAMFAMGFKMDSSLKKIESIEEKQVEQKEVEELKKPENVVNLLYVDPIEVEFGYGIIPLADKDQGGDLLERVVMIRRQLALELGIIVPTIRLRDNMTLKPYEYRINIKGVEVAKAELMSDSLLAINPGFVTERIEGIPTKEPAFGLDALWISSSMKEKAEMAGYTVVDLPSVIATHLTEIIRRHAHELLTRQDVQKLIDNVKETNPVLVDELIPKLMTVGEVQKILANLLKERISIRDMVTILETLADWAPTTKDPDILTEYVRQAMARYITKKYVSGDVLEAITLSPEVEEKIMNSIQKTEQVSFLNLPPDYVQKLINNLSNILEKLLSTSAQPIVICSPIVRIYFRRLIENIFPDVVVLSYNEILPSVQIKTVGMVEV comes from the coding sequence ATGAATTTGAAAGGTGCGACTTTTTCTGTATTTGCAATAGTGATAGTGCTATCAATGATACTTCCTATACCGCCGAGCTTGCTTGACGTTTTGATTGCTGTTAACCTTTCACTTGCACTTGTTATATTCTTAAACAGCATAAACATAAAAGAAGCTTTGGATTTTTCAGTATTTCCATCACTTCTTCTGTTTACAACATTACTCAGACTTGCTTTAAATATCTCCACAACAAGACAGATACTTACAGGTCAAGGCGAAAGTGTTAGAATAGTTTATACCTTTGGAAATTTTGTTATAGGCAGTAACATTGTTGTTGGCGTGATAATATTTTTTATCATAATCATCATACAATTCATTGTGATAACACGTGGTGCTGAGAGAGTATCAGAGGTTGCTGCAAGATTTACACTTGATGCAATGCCGGGCAAACAAATGGCTGTGGATGCTGATCTTAATGCAGGGATAATAACAGAAGAGGAGGCAAGAGAGAGGAGAAAAAAGATTCAAAAAGAGGCAGACTTTTATGGAGCAATGGACGGTGCGAGCAAGTTTGTCAAAGGAGATGCTATTGCGGCTATATTGATTGTTTTTATCAATGCGCTTGGCGGACTTATAATTGGTGTTGCTATGAGAGGCGAAGATGTCACGGAGGCAATGCAAAAATATCTTCTTTTATCTGTAGGGGATGGTATTGCAGCTCAGATACCCGCACTTCTTATTTCAACTGCAACAGGGATTGTTGTGACAAAAGCGGCAGACGAAAGCAAGCTCTCAGAAAGTCTCATTAAACAGCTGTTTGAGTTTCAACCAAAAGTACTCTATACTGTTGGGAGTATTTTAGCAGTACTTGCTTTAATTCCTACAATGCCAAAACTTTCATTGTTTTTCCTATCTGGGGCTATGTTTGCTATGGGATTTAAAATGGATAGCAGCCTCAAAAAGATAGAGAGCATTGAAGAAAAACAGGTGGAACAAAAAGAGGTTGAAGAGCTAAAGAAGCCTGAAAATGTTGTTAATCTCCTGTATGTTGACCCTATTGAGGTTGAGTTTGGATATGGGATAATTCCTCTTGCTGACAAAGACCAGGGAGGAGACCTTTTAGAAAGAGTTGTGATGATAAGAAGACAGCTTGCGCTTGAGCTTGGAATTATTGTACCAACAATCAGGCTCAGGGACAATATGACACTTAAACCTTACGAGTACAGGATAAACATAAAAGGTGTTGAGGTAGCTAAGGCAGAGCTTATGAGCGACAGTCTTCTTGCAATAAATCCTGGTTTTGTCACAGAAAGGATAGAAGGTATACCGACAAAAGAGCCTGCGTTCGGTCTTGATGCGCTCTGGATTTCATCTTCAATGAAAGAAAAAGCTGAGATGGCAGGATACACTGTGGTTGACCTTCCATCTGTGATAGCCACTCACCTTACTGAGATAATAAGACGGCATGCTCATGAGCTTTTGACACGGCAGGATGTTCAGAAACTTATTGACAATGTAAAGGAAACAAATCCTGTGCTTGTGGATGAGCTCATTCCAAAGCTAATGACAGTTGGAGAAGTCCAGAAGATTTTGGCAAACCTTTTAAAAGAGCGAATTTCAATAAGAGATATGGTTACAATATTAGAGACACTTGCTGACTGGGCACCCACAACAAAAGATCCTGATATTTTAACAGAATATGTACGCCAAGCAATGGCAAGGTACATTACCAAAAAGTATGTATCTGGCGATGTGCTTGAAGCAATTACTCTTTCGCCTGAGGTTGAAGAGAAGATAATGAATTCTATCCAGAAAACTGAACAGGTAAGTTTTCTAAATCTTCCGCCCGATTATGTTCAAAAACTCATAAACAATCTCAGCAATATTTTAGAGAAGCTTCTTAGCACATCAGCTCAGCCAATAGTCATTTGTTCACCGATAGTTAGGATATATTTTAGGAGACTCATTGAAAATATATTCCCTGACGTGGTGGTGCTTTCCTATAACGAAATATTACCCAGTGTGCAGATTAAAACAGTTGGGATGGTGGAAGTTTAA
- the fliR gene encoding flagellar biosynthetic protein FliR, producing MTDIINTFLISSYIFFLVLARMSGLFVASPIFGRRNIPAYFKIGFAFFLSLLIVTTYKFSYSVPHNLLEYIFVVIKEFFVGLLIGYISYMIFSAILLAGQIIDNAIGFGMANVIDPMSEIQVPLLGNFLYLYMLVVFFGTDAHHLLIRAVIYSYKLVPIGYENVKREATLSFLRFFSEIFLIGVEISLPILMSMLIVDIILAVLSRAVPQMNVFMVGLPIKIAIGFLVLVIILPFMNKMIFVIIDKIAVYTFEFLRGGIK from the coding sequence ATGACAGATATCATCAATACATTTTTGATTAGTTCGTACATATTTTTTCTTGTACTTGCAAGAATGAGCGGTCTTTTTGTAGCTTCACCAATATTCGGTAGAAGAAATATTCCTGCGTATTTTAAAATTGGTTTTGCCTTTTTTTTGAGCTTACTTATTGTTACGACTTATAAATTTTCTTATAGTGTGCCTCACAATTTGCTGGAGTATATCTTTGTAGTTATAAAGGAGTTCTTTGTTGGACTTTTGATAGGGTATATATCATACATGATATTTTCAGCTATACTTTTAGCAGGTCAAATAATAGACAATGCTATAGGTTTTGGTATGGCAAATGTCATTGACCCTATGAGCGAGATTCAGGTACCTTTATTGGGAAACTTCTTGTATCTTTACATGCTTGTTGTATTTTTTGGTACAGACGCTCACCACCTTCTTATAAGAGCTGTGATTTACAGCTACAAACTTGTCCCGATTGGATATGAGAATGTAAAAAGAGAAGCGACTTTGAGTTTTTTGAGATTTTTTTCAGAGATTTTTTTGATAGGAGTTGAAATAAGCCTGCCAATTTTGATGAGTATGCTCATTGTTGACATAATTTTAGCTGTGCTATCACGTGCTGTGCCACAGATGAACGTGTTCATGGTAGGGCTTCCTATAAAGATTGCAATTGGTTTTTTAGTGCTTGTTATAATTCTTCCTTTCATGAATAAGATGATATTTGTGATAATTGACAAAATAGCTGTGTACACTTTTGAATTCTTGAGAGGGGGTATCAAGTGA
- the fliP gene encoding flagellar type III secretion system pore protein FliP (The bacterial flagellar biogenesis protein FliP forms a type III secretion system (T3SS)-type pore required for flagellar assembly.): MMKKNKSHYIISTLFLILITVCAKKEIAFASASININLGSPQNPKDVSSVLQLIIFLTLLTLAPSILIMLTSFTRILIVLGFVRNALGTQQMPPNQILIGLALFLTFFVMAPVTDKIYTQAYQPYINGRITSQEALKRAEEPLKEFMLKNTRKKDLDLFIKLSNVNSNMNVKDLPLRVVVPAFIISELKSAFVMGFLIYVPFLIIDMVVASILMSMGMLMIPPVMISLPFKILLFILVDGWNLVVESLVRSFK; encoded by the coding sequence ATGATGAAAAAAAATAAGTCTCATTATATAATATCGACACTATTTTTAATTTTAATAACTGTATGTGCAAAAAAAGAAATAGCCTTTGCATCGGCAAGCATTAATATAAATCTTGGCAGTCCGCAGAATCCAAAGGATGTATCATCTGTCTTGCAACTTATAATATTTCTCACCTTACTTACGTTAGCACCTTCTATCCTGATAATGCTGACGTCATTTACAAGAATACTTATTGTTCTTGGATTTGTTCGAAACGCGCTCGGTACACAGCAAATGCCGCCAAACCAGATTTTGATTGGACTTGCACTCTTTTTAACCTTTTTTGTAATGGCACCTGTTACTGACAAGATTTATACCCAGGCTTACCAGCCATACATAAATGGGAGAATAACATCCCAAGAAGCTCTTAAAAGGGCAGAGGAGCCTTTAAAAGAGTTTATGTTGAAAAATACTCGCAAAAAAGACCTTGACCTTTTCATAAAGCTTAGCAATGTAAATTCAAACATGAATGTAAAAGACCTTCCGCTAAGAGTTGTAGTTCCTGCTTTTATAATAAGTGAGCTCAAAAGTGCATTTGTGATGGGGTTTTTAATCTATGTTCCATTTTTAATAATTGACATGGTTGTTGCAAGTATTTTGATGTCAATGGGAATGCTAATGATTCCGCCTGTTATGATATCACTGCCCTTCAAAATTTTGCTGTTTATTTTAGTTGACGGTTGGAATTTGGTTGTAGAGTCGCTTGTAAGAAGTTTTAAATAA
- the fliQ gene encoding flagellar biosynthesis protein FliQ encodes MDTTLVLEIARQAILTAFYVAGPILLVSMVVGIVISILQATTQINEQTLTFVPKLIAIALSLLIFGQWMLTKVIEFTRYLWTNINQFVK; translated from the coding sequence ATGGATACGACATTGGTGCTTGAGATTGCGAGACAGGCAATTTTAACAGCATTTTATGTTGCGGGGCCAATTTTGCTTGTGTCAATGGTAGTGGGTATAGTTATATCTATTTTGCAGGCAACTACTCAGATAAACGAACAGACACTCACTTTTGTGCCAAAACTAATTGCAATTGCGCTTTCGCTTTTGATTTTCGGACAGTGGATGCTCACAAAGGTGATAGAATTTACGAGGTATTTGTGGACAAATATTAACCAGTTTGTAAAGTAA
- the fliO gene encoding flagellar biosynthetic protein FliO gives MEFGLKIILALAVVCLLIYLTYYVLKIVSKRMYGRKGEFLKVIDLLPLSQDSMLVLVEVGDKIILLGKTQKSITFLKEFAKDQLLNFKVQDQSFKKIIDGQMNSSFELKDRVLNLYNLIKDSEGKEYDEKK, from the coding sequence ATGGAATTCGGACTTAAAATAATTTTAGCACTGGCAGTTGTATGCCTGCTTATCTATCTAACCTATTACGTGCTGAAAATAGTAAGCAAGAGAATGTATGGCAGGAAAGGGGAGTTTTTAAAGGTAATTGACCTGCTTCCCCTTTCTCAAGATAGTATGCTTGTGCTTGTTGAGGTTGGCGACAAGATTATTTTGCTTGGAAAAACACAAAAGAGCATAACATTTTTGAAAGAATTTGCCAAAGACCAGCTACTCAATTTTAAAGTGCAAGACCAGAGCTTCAAAAAGATAATTGATGGTCAAATGAATTCTTCTTTTGAGCTGAAAGACAGAGTGTTAAATCTTTACAACCTAATTAAAGACAGTGAAGGTAAAGAGTATGATGAAAAAAAATAA
- the flhB gene encoding flagellar biosynthesis protein FlhB has protein sequence MTLKFDIQLFSETSTKTEKATPRKRQEARKRGMVAKSREVTSAFALLISVLFLKFGYSFIIRPLQQGSKYFFSNLDYNLEDVSDASRLLSFIITTSLKVVLPFCLTVMFVATIAEWAQSSFLITAQSLKMSFQKINPIEGFKRIFSINSVVELIKSILKVLIIGYTGYSYTQSFAKKLLEMYEMNVLTIVKFSFDSAINLILWMAVMFFGIAVIDFIFQRHQYEKKLMMTKEEVKEEFKQTEGNPQIKSKIRERQRKISLQRMFQQLPKADVVITNPTHYAVALLYEPEKFDAPRVIAKGKDYIALKIKQEAIKHRIEIVENRELARTLYNMCEIGDFIPPELYQAVAEVLAYVYSLKNYQKVNMR, from the coding sequence GTGACGTTAAAATTTGATATTCAGCTGTTTTCAGAAACAAGTACTAAAACCGAAAAAGCAACCCCCCGAAAACGTCAGGAAGCAAGAAAACGTGGTATGGTAGCAAAAAGCAGAGAGGTTACCTCTGCTTTTGCTTTATTGATAAGTGTACTTTTTTTAAAGTTTGGTTATTCTTTCATAATTAGACCATTGCAGCAAGGAAGCAAGTACTTTTTTAGCAATTTGGATTATAATTTAGAGGATGTTAGTGATGCAAGCAGGCTTTTGAGTTTTATAATTACGACTTCTTTAAAAGTGGTTCTTCCTTTCTGCCTTACAGTTATGTTTGTGGCAACAATTGCAGAGTGGGCACAGAGCAGTTTTCTTATCACAGCACAGTCGCTTAAAATGAGTTTTCAAAAGATTAACCCTATTGAAGGATTTAAAAGAATATTTTCAATTAATTCTGTTGTTGAACTTATAAAATCGATATTAAAAGTATTAATAATTGGATATACAGGATATAGCTATACACAAAGCTTTGCCAAAAAGCTATTAGAAATGTACGAGATGAATGTACTTACAATTGTCAAATTTTCCTTTGATTCTGCTATCAATCTAATTTTATGGATGGCTGTAATGTTTTTTGGTATAGCTGTGATAGATTTTATCTTTCAGCGCCACCAGTATGAGAAAAAACTCATGATGACAAAGGAAGAAGTAAAAGAAGAGTTCAAACAGACAGAAGGAAATCCACAGATAAAGTCCAAGATAAGGGAAAGACAACGAAAAATTTCTCTACAAAGGATGTTTCAGCAGCTTCCAAAAGCGGATGTTGTTATAACCAACCCGACACACTATGCAGTTGCTCTTTTGTATGAACCAGAAAAGTTTGACGCGCCACGAGTGATTGCAAAAGGCAAAGATTACATAGCGCTAAAGATAAAACAGGAGGCAATTAAGCACAGGATTGAAATTGTTGAAAATAGAGAACTTGCAAGGACTCTTTACAATATGTGTGAGATTGGCGATTTCATTCCACCAGAACTTTACCAAGCAGTTGCAGAGGTTTTGGCATACGTGTACAGCCTTAAAAATTACCAGAAGGTGAATATGAGATGA
- a CDS encoding response regulator, translated as MAKRILIVDDAAFMRMMLKDIITKNGYEVAGEAENGAKAVEMYKELKPDLVMMDITMPEMDGIQAVREIKKIDPQAKIIMCSAMGQQAMVIESIQAGARDFIVKPFQAERIVEAIKKVLG; from the coding sequence ATGGCAAAAAGGATTCTAATAGTTGATGATGCAGCTTTTATGAGAATGATGTTAAAAGATATTATTACAAAAAACGGTTACGAAGTCGCGGGAGAGGCAGAAAACGGGGCTAAAGCTGTTGAGATGTACAAAGAACTAAAACCTGACCTTGTCATGATGGACATTACAATGCCTGAGATGGATGGTATTCAAGCTGTAAGAGAAATAAAGAAGATAGACCCCCAGGCAAAGATAATCATGTGTTCTGCCATGGGTCAGCAAGCAATGGTTATAGAATCTATTCAGGCAGGTGCGCGTGACTTTATAGTAAAACCGTTTCAGGCAGAAAGAATTGTTGAAGCAATCAAAAAGGTGCTGGGATAA
- the flhF gene encoding flagellar biosynthesis protein FlhF, which yields MRIKRYLAHDMQEALLRIKADLGKDAVILSTKKVRQKGLFGFFKKPLIEVTAACEEEKIVKKDEEAIRQESLALSLQMTQIKELEKKIDSLEKALKEVIKKEQDESISQTRELSKKNFLDVMKENLIKNGVENEIVDMLLSNLNTEASINSVVNNMYKEIKNMLGAAAPLSFNSRLPKVVFFVGPTGVGKTTTIAKIAAKLMFEDGKKVGFITADTYRIAAVEQLKTYAEIMNIKTKVWYEVNEYDRIIENFTDSDVVLVDTAGRSHKNQEHMEELKAFVHKANPDEVFLLLSATTQPSVFKEVVNTYSFLDDYKVIITKVDEVSTYGNILNIRYFTQKPIAYITTGQNVPDDIEQFNPEQFAKLIIGSRVL from the coding sequence ATGAGAATTAAGAGGTATTTGGCACATGATATGCAGGAGGCACTTCTTAGAATAAAAGCTGATTTGGGCAAGGATGCTGTTATACTTTCAACCAAAAAAGTAAGGCAAAAAGGTTTGTTTGGTTTTTTCAAAAAACCGCTGATAGAGGTTACAGCGGCATGTGAGGAAGAGAAGATAGTCAAAAAGGATGAAGAGGCTATTAGACAGGAAAGCTTGGCTTTGAGTCTGCAGATGACCCAGATAAAAGAGCTTGAGAAAAAGATTGATTCTCTTGAAAAAGCCTTAAAAGAGGTTATAAAAAAAGAACAAGATGAAAGTATCAGTCAGACCAGAGAGCTGAGCAAGAAGAATTTTTTAGACGTTATGAAAGAGAATTTAATAAAAAATGGTGTAGAAAATGAAATTGTAGATATGCTACTTTCAAATCTAAATACAGAGGCTTCGATAAATAGCGTTGTAAATAATATGTACAAGGAAATAAAGAATATGCTGGGGGCAGCAGCACCACTTTCGTTTAATTCGAGGCTTCCAAAAGTTGTATTTTTTGTTGGACCAACAGGAGTTGGGAAAACAACCACAATTGCTAAAATTGCAGCTAAGCTCATGTTTGAAGATGGAAAGAAGGTAGGATTTATTACAGCAGATACATACAGGATTGCCGCGGTTGAACAGCTTAAAACCTATGCCGAGATTATGAATATCAAAACAAAGGTGTGGTATGAGGTTAATGAATATGATAGAATAATTGAAAATTTTACTGACTCAGATGTGGTTCTTGTTGACACAGCAGGTAGGAGTCACAAAAACCAGGAACACATGGAAGAACTCAAAGCATTTGTCCATAAAGCAAATCCAGATGAGGTATTTTTGTTATTGAGTGCCACAACCCAGCCCTCAGTATTTAAAGAGGTTGTTAATACCTATTCATTTTTAGATGATTACAAGGTTATCATTACCAAGGTAGATGAAGTATCGACTTATGGGAATATATTAAATATACGATACTTTACACAAAAGCCAATTGCTTATATTACAACTGGTCAGAATGTACCTGATGATATTGAACAGTTTAACCCTGAGCAATTTGCAAAACTAATCATAGGGAGTAGGGTTTTATGA
- a CDS encoding MinD/ParA family protein, translating into MKDQAQGLRNLVRKAEISTNVHVYQGGLSKVVTITSGKGGVGKTNLTVNLAIALKKIGKRVLIIDADLGLSNVEVLLGTSPKYNVKDVLEGKKDIFSIVEEGPLGIKFISGGSGIVDLANLDEERLLRLIECAQLINKSFDIVLIDTGAGISRNVMEFVMMSDEVIVITTPEPTSITDAYAIIKAIISRDFEHKINLLINRVNGTKEAEEIFFRLNGVIKRFLQREVEYIGYIEENSIVSKSVIKQVPFMISYEKSSISRQVENVAKKLVMSSESVEEKNRGGFSRFIDSIIKRLREQ; encoded by the coding sequence ATGAAAGACCAGGCACAGGGTTTAAGAAATCTTGTGAGAAAAGCTGAAATTAGCACAAATGTTCATGTTTATCAAGGTGGGCTATCAAAGGTTGTGACAATTACAAGTGGTAAAGGTGGTGTTGGCAAGACAAATCTTACTGTAAACTTGGCAATTGCTTTAAAAAAGATAGGTAAAAGAGTACTCATAATTGACGCTGATTTAGGACTTTCAAATGTTGAAGTACTACTTGGAACATCGCCAAAGTATAATGTAAAAGATGTCTTGGAAGGCAAGAAAGACATATTTTCAATTGTTGAAGAAGGCCCACTGGGTATCAAATTTATATCAGGTGGGTCTGGGATAGTTGACCTTGCAAATTTGGATGAGGAGAGACTTTTGAGGTTAATTGAATGTGCCCAGCTAATAAATAAATCTTTTGATATTGTTCTTATAGATACAGGTGCTGGGATTTCAAGAAATGTTATGGAATTTGTCATGATGTCAGATGAGGTTATTGTAATTACAACTCCAGAACCTACCTCTATCACTGATGCTTATGCTATAATAAAGGCAATTATTTCGAGAGATTTTGAACACAAGATAAACCTTTTGATAAACAGAGTAAATGGTACCAAAGAAGCAGAGGAGATTTTTTTCAGATTAAATGGTGTTATTAAAAGGTTTTTGCAAAGAGAAGTAGAATATATAGGGTATATAGAAGAAAATAGTATTGTTTCAAAATCGGTTATCAAACAGGTACCATTTATGATATCATATGAAAAGAGCAGCATTTCACGACAGGTTGAGAATGTGGCAAAAAAGCTTGTAATGTCTTCTGAGAGTGTTGAAGAAAAAAATAGGGGTGGTTTTTCACGTTTCATTGACTCAATTATCAAAAGGCTTCGGGAACAATAA